The genomic window AACAGCAAGAGATGGCAGATGAAATGAAAGTAAGCTTAGAGAAAATCAAACAAAAGATTGATTCTCTTCATGAGTTTAACCCGATGTTGGGACACCGCGGTTGTCGTTTGGGAATTATTTATCCTGAAATTACAGAGATGCAGGCAAGGGCAATTATGGAAGCAGCCTGTGAGCTTAAAAAGAAAGGGATAAAAATTGAGCCTGAAATCATGGTCCCGCTTGTCGGCGAAGTAAAAGAGCTGCAAAACCAGGTTGACATAATAAGGCGCGTAGCAAATGAAGTTATAAAAAAATATGGCGTAAAAGTCGCTTATATGGTCGGGACCATGATCGAAATTCCAAGAGCGGCAATTACTGCTGATAAAATAGCAGAAGTTGCCGAATTCTTTTCATGCGGGACAAATGACCTAACCCAAATGACTCTTGGTTTATCCCGTGATGACGCAGGGAAGTTTCTCCCGGCATATGTTGAAATGGGTATCTACAAAGACGATCCTTTCCAGGTTCTTGACCAGGAAGGAGTTGGACAGTTAATTGAAATGGCTGTCAAAAAAGGCCGAAAGACAAATAAGAATCTCAAAGTTGGAATTTGCGGAGAACATGGCGGAGAACCAAAATCGGTTGAATTCTGCCACCATGCAGGGTTAAACTATGTAAGCTGCTCGCCTTACAGAGTGCCAATCGCAAGATTGGCAGCAGCTCAAGCGGTTTTAAGGAGTTGACAATAGCCTGACTATAAGAGAAGAAATCGAAAAAAGGGAGAAAGATCTGCTTTCTCCCTTTGCTACTTTATCATCAAAAACAAAAGGAAGAAAAAAACCTGAAAAAGAGTGTGATTATAGAACTCCTTTTCAAAAAGACAGGGACAAGATAATTCACTGCAGGGCATTTCGCAGGCTTAAGCACAAAACCCAAGTCTTTCTTTCTCCTTCAGGAGACCATTACAGAACAAGACTAACCCATACATTGGAAGTTGCACAAATTGCAAGAACAATTTCAAAAGCTTTAAGATTAAATGAAGAGTTAACAGAAGCAATAGCTTTGGGCCATGACTTAGGACATACCCCTTTTGGTCATTCAGGGGAAGAAGCCCTAAATGAAATTTTAGAGAAAAATTTCGGAATAAAATTTTATCATCACAAGCAAAGCCTAAGAATTGTTGAAGTAATAGAAAAAGACGGAAAAGGATTAAATCTATGCCAAGAAGTTTTAGACGGTATCTACGGACATGGAAGCGATCAGCCTGACCCAATTACACTTGAAGGAAAAGTTGTTAAACTTGCAGACAGATTTGCATATTTAAGACATGATATAGAAGATGCAATAGAGGCAAAGGTTTTAACCAAAAGCGATCTTCCAAAGAGTACCATGAAGGTTTTAGGTGAAAACATTTTAGATGTTTTAGTCTCCGATGTGATAAATAATAGTTTAAACAGCCCGAA from candidate division WOR-1 bacterium RIFOXYB2_FULL_36_35 includes these protein-coding regions:
- a CDS encoding deoxyguanosinetriphosphate triphosphohydrolase, whose translation is MTIREEIEKREKDLLSPFATLSSKTKGRKKPEKECDYRTPFQKDRDKIIHCRAFRRLKHKTQVFLSPSGDHYRTRLTHTLEVAQIARTISKALRLNEELTEAIALGHDLGHTPFGHSGEEALNEILEKNFGIKFYHHKQSLRIVEVIEKDGKGLNLCQEVLDGIYGHGSDQPDPITLEGKVVKLADRFAYLRHDIEDAIEAKVLTKSDLPKSTMKVLGENILDVLVSDVINNSLNSPKIKMNKTIKKAMNNLYAFMYENVYTNPEAKKEEKKIPYLIHQLFRYYHYNKKFQKRVPIANQLQHTIDFIAGMTDCFAINKFQELFVPREWKDN